The proteins below come from a single Oryzias latipes chromosome 14, ASM223467v1 genomic window:
- the LOC105355654 gene encoding histone H1-like produces the protein MAEEAPAAAPAKAPAKSPKKKKAAARPKKDGPSISKLLVSAVTESKERKGMSLAALKKVLAGKGVDVTKANKRINTAVTKLVTKGTLSQTKGTGASGSFKLAKETKPAKPEKKVVKKKAPAKAKKPAAKKTVAAKKPAAKKPAAKKSPKKAPAKKAAAKKVVKKSPKKPAAKKPKAAKKPAVKKTTAKKPAAKKAKK, from the coding sequence ATGGCAGAGgaagctccagcagcagcaccGGCGAAAGCCCCTGCAAAATCCCCGAAGAAGAAGAAGGCCGCAGCCCGGCCCAAAAAGGATGGACCCAGCATCTCCAAGCTCCTTGTATCCGCCGTAACGGAGTCCAAGGAGCGCAAGGGCATGTCCCTGGCGGCGCTCAAGAAAGTCCTGGCTGGGAAAGGCGTGGATGTGACCAAGGCTAACAAACGCATCAACACCGCCGTCACCAAGCTGGTTACAAAGGGAACCCTCAGCCAGACCAAGGGCACCGGAGCATCCGGATCTTTCAAGCTCGCCAAGGAGACTAAACCCGCCAAACCAGAGAAGAAGGTGGTGAAGAAGAAGGCTCCCGCTAAAGCGAAGAAACCCGCCGCCAAGAAGACCGTCGCGGCCAAGAAGCCCGCAGCGAAGAAACCCGCCGCCAAGAAGTCCCCGAAGAAAGCCCCGGCTAAGAAGGCAGCGGCCAAGAAAGTGGTCAAGAAGAGCCCCAAGAAGCCCGCTGCGAAGAAGCCAAAGGCCGCCAAGAAGCCCGCAGTCAAGAAGACCACCGCCAAGAAACCTGCAGCGAAGAAGGCGAAGAAGTAG
- the LOC101171516 gene encoding histone H2B 1/2 has protein sequence MPEPAKSAPKKGSKKAVTKTAGKGGKKKRKTRKESYAIYVYKVLKQVHPDTGISSKAMSIMNSFVNDIFERIASEASRLAHYNKRSTITSREIQTAVRLLLPGELAKHAVSEGTKAVTKYTSSK, from the coding sequence ATGCCCGAACCCGCCAAGTCTGCGCCCAAGAAAGGCTCCAAGAAAGCCGTGACCAAGACGGCCGgcaaaggaggaaagaagaagaggaagaccaGGAAGGAGAGCTACGCCATCTACGTCTACAAGGTTCTGAAGCAGGTCCATCCTGACACCGGCATCTCCTCCAAGGCCATGAGCATCATGAACTCCTTCGTGAACGACATCTTTGAGCGCATCGCCTCCGAAGCCTCTCGTCTAGCTCACTACAACAAGCGCTCCACCATCACCTCCAGGGAGATCCAGACTGCTGTGCGCCTCCTACTGCCCGGCGAGCTGGCTAAGCACGCCGTGTCCGAGGGCACCAAGGCCGTTACCAAGTACACGAGCTCCAAGTAA
- the LOC101170117 gene encoding uncharacterized protein LOC101170117, whose translation MSGRGKGGKGLGKGGAKRHRKVLRDNIQGITKPAIRRLARRGGVKRISGLIYEETRGVLKVFLENVIRDAVTYTEHAKRKTVTAMDVVYALKRQGRTLYGFGGGITKPAIRRLARRGGVKRISGLIYEETRGVLKVFLENVIRDAVTYTEHAKRKTVTAMDVVYALKRQGRTLYGFGESFVLRFRTTLACPPTMARTKQTARKSTGGKAPRKQLATKAARKSAPATGGVKKPHRYRPGTVALREIRRYQKSTELLIRKLPFQRLVREIAQDFKTDLRFQSSAVMALQEASEAYLVGLFEDTNLCAIHAKRVTIMPKDIQLARRIRGERA comes from the exons ATGAGCGGAAGAGGCAAGGGAGGCAAAGGTCTGGGGAAAGGTGGCGCCAAGCGTCACCGCAAAGTTCTCCGTGATAACATCCAAGGCATCACCAAACCCGCCATCCGTCGCCTGGCTCGTCGTGGCGGCGTCAAGCGTATCTCCGGGCTCATCTACGAGGAGACTCGCGGCGTGTTGAAGGTCTTTCTGGAGAACGTCATCCGCGACGCAGTCACGTACACAGAGCACGCCAAGAGGAAGACTGTGACCGCCATGGACGTGGTCTACGCTCTGAAGAGACAGGGCCGAACCCTGTACGGATTCGGAGGT GGAATCACCAAGCCCGCCATCCGCCGCCTGGCACGTCGTGGCGGCGTCAAGCGTATCTCCGGGCTCATCTACGAAGAGACTCGTGGCGTGCTGAAGGTCTTTCTGGAGAACGTCATCCGCGACGCAGTCACGTACACTGAACACGCCAAGAGGAAGACTGTGACCGCCATGGACGTGGTCTACGCTCTGAAGAGACAGGGCCGAACCCTGTACGGATTCGGAG AATCATTCGTTCTTCGATTCCGAACAACTCTCGCTTGTCCACCAACGATGGCCAGAACCAAGCAGACTGCTCGTAAGTCCACTGGAGGAAAAGCCCCCAGGAAGCAGCTCGCCACCAAGGCTGCCCGCAAGAGCGCACCCGCCACCGGCGGAGTGAAGAAGCCTCACCGCTACAGGCCCGGCACAGTGGCTCTCCGTGAAATCCGTCGCTACCAGAAATCCACCGAACTGCTGATCCGCAAACTGCCCTTCCAGCGGCTGGTGAGGGAAATCGCCCAGGACTTCAAGACAGACCTGCGCTTCCAGAGCTCCGCTGTCATGGCGCTGCAGGAGGCAAGCGAGGCTTACCTAGTCGGTCTGTTCGAGGACACCAACCTGTGCGCCATCCATGCTAAGAGGGTCACCATCATGCCAAAAGACATCCAGTTGGCCCGCCGCATCCGCGGAGAGAGGGCTTAG
- the LOC101170364 gene encoding histone H4 → MSGRGKGGKGLGKGGAKRHRKVLRDNIQGITKPAIRRLARRGGVKRISGLIYEETRGVLKVFLENVIRDAVTYTEHAKRKTVTAMDVVYALKRQGRTLYGFGG, encoded by the coding sequence ATGAGCGGAAGAGGCAAGGGCGGCAAAGGTCTGGGGAAAGGAGGCGCCAAGCGTCATCGCAAAGTTCTCCGTGATAACATCCAGGGAATCACCAAGCCCGCCATCCGCCGCCTGGCACGTCGTGGCGGCGTCAAGCGTATCTCCGGGCTCATCTACGAAGAGACTCGTGGCGTGCTGAAGGTCTTTCTGGAGAACGTCATCCGCGACGCAGTCACGTACACTGAACACGCCAAGAGGAAGACTGTGACCGCCATGGACGTGGTCTACGCTCTGAAGAGACAGGGCCGAACCCTGTACGGATTCGGAGGTTAA
- the dhx33 gene encoding putative ATP-dependent RNA helicase DHX33 translates to MPHEPDPPPAKKFKPGSVFFRLERNKPGMLLPKKGNVSTPIEVQRKQLPIYQAKPHLLNQLRQLQNAIIIGETGSGKTTQIPQYLYEAGIGRLGMVAITQPRRVAAISLAGRVAEEKRTQIGKLVGYTVRFEDVTSSETKLKFMTDGMLLREAIGDPLLLKYTVVVLDEAHERTVHTDVLFGVVKTAQRRRRELNKIPLKVIVMSATMDVDLFSEYFNKSPVLYLEGRQHPIQIFYTKHQQSDYLQAALVSIFQIHQEAPPAHDILVFMTGQEEIEALARTCRDISKHVPDGCGSMVVLPLYASLPPVQQLRVFQPAPKSCRKVILSTNIAETSVTISGIKYVIDTGMVKAKRFNPDSGLEVLAVQRVSKAQAWQRAGRAGREESGFCYRLYTEQEFDNFLPMTVPEIQRCNLAGVMLQLMALGIPDVMNFDFMSKPSPEAVRSAVDHLELLGAVEKREGQVLLTPLGKKMASFPLEPRYAKTILLSPEYSCSEEILSIVCLLSVDTVLYNPPARRDDVLAARKKFMTSEGDHMTLLNIYRAFKKVSGNKEWCRENFVNSRNMGLVKDVQAQLRDICLKLNLKLESCGSDTASVRRCLAHGMFLNAAELQLDGSYLALDTHQPVTIHPSSVLFQAKPAYVIFNELLHTSRCYMRDLCLVDPDWLLEAAPEYFGRKLHLTRT, encoded by the exons ATGCCCCACGAGCCCGACCCTCCTCCGGCTAAAAAATTCAAGCCGGGGTCTGTTTTTTTCCGCCTGGAGAGGAATAAACCTGGAATGCTTTTGCCAAAAAAGGGGAATGTGAGCACTCCGATAGAGGTCCAAAGGAAACAGCTTCCGATTTACCAGGCAAAGCCGCACCTTTTGAACCAACTGAGACAACTTCAAAATGCTATCATAATAG GTGAGACCGGATCTGGGAAGACCACACAGATCCCGCAGTATCTGTATGAAGCCGGGATCGGTCGTCTGGGTATGGTCGCCATCACTCAGCCGCGTCGAGTCGCTGCAATCTCTCTGGCAGGACGGGTGGCGGAAGAGAAGAGGACTCAAATCGGCAAACTG GTTGGCTACACGGTGCGCTTCGAAGATGTCACCTCCTCTGAGACGAAGCTGAAGTTCATGACTGATGGCATGCTGCTGCGGGAGGCCATAGGAGATCCCTTGCTGCTGAAGTACACTGTGGTAGTCCTTGATGAAGCCCACGAACGCACCGTGCACACAGATGTGCTCTTTGGTGTGGTGAAGACTGCGCAGCGCAGACGGAGGGAGCTCAATAAGATCCCCCTGAAG GTCATAGTGATGTCTGCCACAATGGATGTGGATTTGTTCTCTGAATACTTCAACAAGTCTCCTGTCTTATACCTGGAAGGGAGGCAGCACCCCATTCAGATCTTTTACACCAAGCATCAGCAGTCAGACTATCTTCAGGCTGCACTAGTTTCCATCTTCCAGATCCATCAG GAGGCACCGCCAGCTCACGACATCTTGGTGTTCATGACGGGGCAGGAGGAGATCGAGGCTCTGGCGAGGACGTGTCGAGACATCTCCAAGCACGTCCCCGACGGCTGCGGGTCCATGGTGGTTCTGCCCCTGTATGCATCTCTGCCTCCAGTGCAGCAACTCAGGGTGTTCCAGCCGGCTCCCAAG AGCTGCAGAAAAGTCATCCTGTCCACCAACATCGCAGAGACATCTGTGACCATCTCTGGGATTAAATATGTCATTGACACAGGGATGGTGAAGGCCAAACGCTTCAACCCTG ACAGTGGTTTGGAGGTGCTGGCCGTGCAGCGAGTCTCAAAGGCTCAGGCGTGGCAGCGAGCAGGCAGAGCTGGCAGGGAGGAATCTGGCTTCTGCTACCGTCTGTACACAGAGCAGGAGTTTGACAACTTCCTCCCCATGACTGTCCCGGAGATCCAGAG GTGTAACTTGGCAGGCGTGATGCTTCAACTCATGGCGCTGGGGATTCCAGATGTGATGAACTTTGATTTCATGTCCAAGCCTTCCCCAG AGGCTGTGCGTTCTGCTGTCGACCATTTGGAGCTGCTGGGAGCTGTGGAGAAGAGGGAGGGGCAGGTTCTTCTCACCCCGCTGGGGAAGAAGATGGCCAGCTTTCCTCTGGAGCCTAGATATGCCAAG ACCATCCTATTGTCCCCAGAATACTCCTGTTCTGAGGAGATCTTGAGCATCGTGTGTCTGCTGTCCGTTGACACTGTGCTCTACAACCCCCCGGCCCGGCGGGACGATGTGCTCGCGGCACGCAAGAAATTCATGACCAGTGAGGGAGATCACATGACACTGCTGAACATATACAGAGCGTTTAAGAAAGTCAGTGGAAATAAG GAGTGGTGTCGGGAGAACTTTGTCAACAGCAGGAACATGGGTCTGGTAAAGGACGTCCAGGCGCAGCTCAGAGACATCTGTCTGAAG CTGAACCTGAAGCTGGAGTCGTGTGGTTCAGACACCGCAAGTGTTCGCCGCTGCCTTGCCCATGGGATGTTTCTCAACGCGGCAGAGCTGCAGCTTGATGGCAGTTATCTGGCTCTGGACACCCACCAACCCGTGACCATCCACCCATCGTCCGTCCTTTTCCAGGCCAAGCCGGCGTACGTGATCTTCAACGAGCTGCTGCACACCTCGCGCTGCTACATGCGAGACCTGTGTCTGGTAGATCCTGACTGGCTGCTGGAAGCAGCTCCAGAGTACTTTGGCCGCAAGCTTCACCTCACCAGGACCTAA